Within Saccharomycodes ludwigii strain NBRC 1722 chromosome IV, whole genome shotgun sequence, the genomic segment ATACCTAATAATGACCCATTTGGGAATGACAAGGCCATCATTAGTAAACAGAATTCCTTCAATACAGACCAATATACTGTTGATACCGAGTTGActgattttaataacaaaaaagtcAATAATGAGGTTACAACTGCGAAGGATCCTACCAACCCATTTATTTAACGAGATAATCAATAAAAGACTCagaattatatataaattattatcatttttttttttttttctatttttccTTAACCTTGTTTTATCTTCCCCCTCTCCCATCTATTTAGAATTCATACacacatttttaatattatttaatcaAGCaattatatacaaaaatatatatgtatgtttATGTACGCTCAATTTAACcgtttaattaaaaaaaaaaaaaaagatttctttaaagttttatcTAGGAGCTTCAAATtgtttgatattatttgttaaatGCTGCTTTAAAACCAGAAAGAATTGTATAACTtggtttctttttctttttctttttcttttttttatatcacGTGACGTGCTTCAACTTTACCACCTTAATGGCTATTTGACCCAACTTACCGAaaaagtgttttttttttttttttgctcttCACACCAAACTTTTTACATACAATAAACTCATTTTCTTAAGCCAGGGATTGAACCGCAAGATATGAAGGGAAGAATTCAAAAGAGTATGAGAAGAcaatcattttcatcacATTCACTTccaataattattttattatgtattcAACTAGCATCGATTTTTCTGTTCAGCATTGGTTATTTCCCCTCCAAAAATATCTTACAAGGTTATAATGGGTATTCAGACCAGGAAAGAGCCTTGGGCCcacatacaaaaaaatttgataaattggtatttattataatagaTGCGTTAAGAAGtgactttttatattataaaccAATGTCTAATTTCACAAATTTACATAAGCTATACAATGAAGGCCATGTTTGGGGATTCACCGCATATAGTAACCCACCAACAGTTACTTTACCCAGATTGAAGGGAATAACCACTGGTTCCACgcctatttttttggatgcGATTTTAAATGTTGCAGAAGATGACTCTAGTTCCAACCTAAAGGATCAAGATTCTATAATCTGGCagttttataataattttaatcaCAACACTACTAATGATACTGCAATCTCACCAGCAagaataaagttttttggGGATGATACATGGTTGAAATTGTTTGGTACCGACAGATTTTTTACAGAGTTTGATGGAACTAACTCATTTTTCGTAAGCGATTTCATTGAAGTTGATAATAACGTGACCAGGCATATAGACGACAATTTTGATACAACACGGGATTCCACATGGGATTTCATCATACTGCATTACTTGGGATTAGATCATATTGGCCATAAAGGGGGCGCTAATTCGGTTCATATGCTACCTAAGCAGGGCGAAATGGACgaaataattcaaaaaatatatgataAAACGGATGAAGATACTTTAATTGTAATCATGGGTGATCATGGAATGAATGACTTGGGTAATCATGGAGGTTCTTCAAATGGTGAAACTTCGGCAGGGTTATGCTTTGTATCTAAAAGACCCAATTTTGTTCCAGACAGCCAAAGAGGCTCTAAACACAACATTCATTTACCAATCGAAAAATACAATGAAAATTATGCATATTTAGATAAAGTTAGCCAAATTGATTTGGTTCCTACCATTATGTCACTATTTGATTTACCTATCCCGAAAAATAATGTTGGTGTCATAATACCTCAGCTTTTGTCATCTTTTAGTGATTCggagaaaaatttttacttGATGGAAAATTACAAACAGCTATGGAAATTATTTAACGGTGACAAACGTATGAGCTTGTTGTATAATATGAGTGATACCAAGCTTTTATCTGAAATGTACattatccaaaaaaatttaatggaGCAGGCCACAGAATATAACTATACGTTGTTATATCTCGGTTTAGTGTCAATATTTGTTTCCACAatgtttgttattatttacaatTATCACAATTTCCCCTCTAATAGATCAAACTTGATTATAACCTCAAGTATAGGCTTGCTTTTAGGTATTAGCACTTTTGGCAGTAGTTTTGTTGAAGAGGAGCATCAAATATGGTGGTGGATCACTGTACTATATTTTTCTACAAATGTTTTCctttctaataatacttaTTCTACCAGTGGtaaaattttccaatttttaattacaTTTACATGCCTAAGATTAATTAGAGGTTGGAATAATAGCGGTACTAAGTTTAGTTACGAAAATGTTTTGTCGAATATTATACCGTTTAACTTGTTATGGTGTTTCAATTTAGTCACCCTCGTATCGCTTATGCTACCACACAAACATGATTATGTTGCATTTACTGagatttctttattatcaataatttgttttaactacaaaattttttggaGTTTAAAGCATGGTGATTACAACACTATTCCCGattatttttccaatttagTAAAATGTACTTTATCCTTTATAGACATGGATATTGATTCGGCACAAGACTTAATTACTTTTGCTCGattgttttataaaatttgtgGTGCTTTGCTTGCATTTAATAGAATATATTACCGTAATGTGCCTGCAAAAAGACattttatccaaaaatatattattacgatatttttaattttacaatCTGCACCACAGAATATACCATTGTTTCtaatatttgaaatattgaaattttgTTGCAGTAGTGGGTCTATTGTAACTTTGCTATTACAATACTTGagttttttccaatttggCGGAACCAATACTATAGCCACAATAAACTTAACCAATGCATATAATGGTATTTCTAACGATTATAACATCTACGTTGTTGGCTTTTTAATGTTTGTATCAAATTTTGCACCTTCAATTTATTGGAATGTAGCTATTCCATTggataaaaaggaaaagaatatttataCAGATTTGTTAAATTCTTTAGGTTTTACTGGAATATATGGTATATTCCTATGCTTGTCATGCTATATGAATAGATACCACTTGTTTGTTTGGAGTGTATTTAGTCCCAAGTTATGTTACTATGTAGCATATTCTCTATTTATGAATTTTATCGTCAAGTTTTTAACGGTAGGTTGCATTTTATAAAGTAGAATTGATACAGTTTTTGTATAaatgtatattattatcaggATTAAACCAGTAAGATGAAcgtctctttttttttttttttttttttttttttttttttccgaGAAAAACTTTCTTGATATTTGAAtgaatatttcaaaaaaaaaattttatgttttcctttttcctttttattttttcaccAATTTGTAATTCGTGTTAGTTCACtgcttcttttttttttattttttttttttttcattatttttttcttgaatGAAGATTAGCTTGCAACATCTTGAATGAGATACAAAGTTAGAagtatctttttctttttacaaatctaatcaacaaaaaagtaataagattaaaacaataaagAATCGGTACCATTGATTAATTTCCCCTCTCTATCCCCTCCATTTTCTCTCCATaacattactattattgaaagctatgtttaaaaatataataagaattaaatcaagcgttttatttttcagtaCCAAGTCAGTTAGGTTAAATGGTGCCAATACTGCTGCAACTAAGATAGTATCGTCGTGCAAAGCAGGCACTccattaaatttaaaaattaagaaaacaGGAAACGATCCGGTTGCTTTGGAAGATAGTGAGTATCCAGATTGGTTATGGACTGTTTTAGATCCAGTTGTCGAGGAACAAGCATTAGCCAAAGATCCAATAGCactaagaaaaaaagctaTGAGGAAAGCTAACAGAGAAAAGATCAAgcaaaataactttttaagTAAATTATGatgagagagagagagagtACAACCCTGGTCGTAACCACACATATAGGGAAATTGCTGATCGATtgtatatagatatatatatatatacgtaTAGATAACAAAAACGTGTAAATATAAGAAAATCTGCAAATGGAAAAAgctcaaaaaatatttcataCAAGCGAATTGTCCGGGTTATTTTATGCTTGATACGATATTTGGTGGCAAACTACATTTaattatttcctttttcaatCAAATTGCAAGCACCgcaaaacagaaaaaaaataaaagaaaataaaataaaataaaataaaataataaaataaaaacacacATTAGCACTATACCTGactggaaaataaaagtacaTTCAAGGATTACTACCTGATCAGAGTTAACCTTATTACACACTAAAACTctgtttcttttattttttttaatatacacacactttttataaatatcatGCAAAGTGTGAAGGAACACTATAAGGTCTTGAATGAtaaacctttttttcaaaactcAGTAGTTTCATATTTGAATCCAAATCACATTAATCCATGCATTATTTTAACTCCCAACAATACTATTGCGAATAGAAATAACAAttctgttgtttttattaatgatttaGGTGAATGCAGAGTCACTTACGACATcatcaattttaaaaactataaaaCAGTTTATCAATTTAATAGAAACAATACTCTAAATGTCAAAGATTTCAAATTCATTGAGTTTAGTGGGGAATTAATTGCAATTATCGATACTAACTATAAATTGCATATTTTAGATATTGCTTCCACTACCAACGAAAGTTCAATGCTACTGgaaatatttgattttaaccctgaaaataacaaaataaaacaaattctATGGCATCCTTTAAGTACTAGGGTTTTAGTTTTGTTAATGGAAGATTCTTCTATTGTCAAATATAACACGGTTACAGGCGAAACCATTTATTACAATGATTTTTCCGTAGTCAATGATAATGAAGGTTCTTGTACAAGACTCAATGTTTCTTCAATAGCCCGCACAAATATCAACGTTTCTAATGTGACATTCAGTAAAAATGATGGCGGTTTAAGGCTATATCTACTAGACCAAGACgaaaatgatatttattCGATTTATCCATTCTTTCCAGAATCGACTTTTAAGTTGAAAAAATCCATCATTCTTAATATATTCGACACAAGTTGTTTACAATACGATTCCTATTTAAAAGATGAGACAATTCCATTTGAAatcaaaaacatttttattagacAATCGCATTTTGtttctaaatatttatacaaTGCGTTGAGCGATATTGATAAAGTTGGTGGTACTGATGGTGTTATTACGGACAAATTAATCAATATAGAAATACCTGAGGCTTTTAATACTAAGGAATACGGTTTACAAGGTCCTTACAAGATAGCACCATTTCCAGATCATCTATACAGTCAAACAGGAAATCAGTTGTTAACTTTGGATATTGAAGATGGCAACGAATTACTTTGCATTGGATTTGACAATTCTGGCTTTTTGCTATGTTTTGCTGACTTGGACTCTCCGATGTATTGGTCTAGTACagatatatttaattattctGATTTCAATTGTTCCTTAACTAGCATAGAATATCTTACCGTTCAAAACTGTAACAAAACTTCTACTGAATTTAAATGTATAGCTCCACATACAATTGTATCTCACTTACCAATTGCAGCTAGTATCGAGAATGTTgggaataataatagtattagtaCTGGCACTTATTTTATCGACACTTCTAGTTGGTCCAAAGTTTTCAGTGAAGCTATTTCCAAACAAGATTTTTCTCTACTAGATGATGATACTTTGAAAGTAGTTTCCTCGATTCAAAATTTTGGCGAGAAGAAAATCATTTCTTGTGGGGGTATCAATTTATCCAGTAGCGAAAACCAGCATATTGATATTATCTGTACGTTATCTG encodes:
- the LAS21 gene encoding mannose-ethanolamine phosphotransferase LAS21 (similar to Saccharomyces cerevisiae YJL062W | LAS21 | Local Anestheticum Sensitive); translated protein: MKGRIQKSMRRQSFSSHSLPIIILLCIQLASIFLFSIGYFPSKNILQGYNGYSDQERALGPHTKKFDKLVFIIIDALRSDFLYYKPMSNFTNLHKLYNEGHVWGFTAYSNPPTVTLPRLKGITTGSTPIFLDAILNVAEDDSSSNLKDQDSIIWQFYNNFNHNTTNDTAISPARIKFFGDDTWLKLFGTDRFFTEFDGTNSFFVSDFIEVDNNVTRHIDDNFDTTRDSTWDFIILHYLGLDHIGHKGGANSVHMLPKQGEMDEIIQKIYDKTDEDTLIVIMGDHGMNDLGNHGGSSNGETSAGLCFVSKRPNFVPDSQRGSKHNIHLPIEKYNENYAYLDKVSQIDLVPTIMSLFDLPIPKNNVGVIIPQLLSSFSDSEKNFYLMENYKQLWKLFNGDKRMSLLYNMSDTKLLSEMYIIQKNLMEQATEYNYTLLYLGLVSIFVSTMFVIIYNYHNFPSNRSNLIITSSIGLLLGISTFGSSFVEEEHQIWWWITVLYFSTNVFLSNNTYSTSGKIFQFLITFTCLRLIRGWNNSGTKFSYENVLSNIIPFNLLWCFNLVTLVSLMLPHKHDYVAFTEISLLSIICFNYKIFWSLKHGDYNTIPDYFSNLVKCTLSFIDMDIDSAQDLITFARLFYKICGALLAFNRIYYRNVPAKRHFIQKYIITIFLILQSAPQNIPLFLIFEILKFCCSSGSIVTLLLQYLSFFQFGGTNTIATINLTNAYNGISNDYNIYVVGFLMFVSNFAPSIYWNVAIPLDKKEKNIYTDLLNSLGFTGIYGIFLCLSCYMNRYHLFVWSVFSPKLCYYVAYSLFMNFIVKFLTVGCIL
- the NUP82 gene encoding linker nucleoporin NUP82 (similar to Saccharomyces cerevisiae YJL061W | NUP82 | NUclear Pore), which produces MQSVKEHYKVLNDKPFFQNSVVSYLNPNHINPCIILTPNNTIANRNNNSVVFINDLGECRVTYDIINFKNYKTVYQFNRNNTLNVKDFKFIEFSGELIAIIDTNYKLHILDIASTTNESSMLLEIFDFNPENNKIKQILWHPLSTRVLVLLMEDSSIVKYNTVTGETIYYNDFSVVNDNEGSCTRLNVSSIARTNINVSNVTFSKNDGGLRLYLLDQDENDIYSIYPFFPESTFKLKKSIILNIFDTSCLQYDSYLKDETIPFEIKNIFIRQSHFVSKYLYNALSDIDKVGGTDGVITDKLINIEIPEAFNTKEYGLQGPYKIAPFPDHLYSQTGNQLLTLDIEDGNELLCIGFDNSGFLLCFADLDSPMYWSSTDIFNYSDFNCSLTSIEYLTVQNCNKTSTEFKCIAPHTIVSHLPIAASIENVGNNNSISTGTYFIDTSSWSKVFSEAISKQDFSLLDDDTLKVVSSIQNFGEKKIISCGGINLSSSENQHIDIICTLSDESVILVHTKNEQLEKEETTLKKLLLSQEQNAEGQSLLSVYHPAFSKPLDGILNMQHELKKSLQQESFYKNHVLSPYLANTCLLDIDIESEEYFKVIGILSEQLGDRLTLTSNLAYALYQRIMEQQYELRRQLSCNNMILNKQDDFKQKNMEQEERLAKIVNENAHLSERIESLQKTLKEKLELLQNNNNDMPLKTVEIEWFRSLKNDILEFNKMVLKQQTFKEQLSYIQAELKTYNGAVVVDSKRNNDIFDFKELQELLKIDGQIVRQCNDELVHAANELDIKLNDSSISP
- the MRPL37 gene encoding mitochondrial 54S ribosomal protein mL54 (similar to Saccharomyces cerevisiae YBR268W | MRPL37 | Mitochondrial Ribosomal Protein Large subunit) — encoded protein: MFKNIIRIKSSVLFFSTKSVRLNGANTAATKIVSSCKAGTPLNLKIKKTGNDPVALEDSEYPDWLWTVLDPVVEEQALAKDPIALRKKAMRKANREKIKQNNFLSKL